In Oreochromis aureus strain Israel breed Guangdong linkage group 6, ZZ_aureus, whole genome shotgun sequence, the genomic window CTGCGTACACGGAGATTAGGAACCAGGTACACAAAAACACGCATACAGGCACACATACATGAACTGTGCAAGACCAGGCTCTCAAGGGTTTATCATAACTTTTTCCTGTGTATGTTTCAGAGGGAACTCTAAGTACCACTACTATGGTCTGAGGATCAAATCCGGGTCACCTCTTCTCAGACTGATGGATGAACAACAGCACATGGCGATGAGGCAGCAGCCTTTCTCACAGAAAAACAGGTAGCCACCCATGCACTCTAAAATTTGTCCTTGAGCTATTACAGGTACTGAGCTTCTAGATATAGTATGAAATACTAGTAGAGTACATCACTGCTGAAAAAAATTCCTCCTGTGGTTTATGATTTAATACTATGCATGGATGACATTTCATTCTTATCCACAACTGGTCCTCCTGTCGAGTTTTACGTTATTTTGTCAAAACTGAACATCTTGTGTGAAAAGATCCACTCAAACAAAAATATGTAACAGTAGAACATTAAACTGTCCCGATAACTCCGGCTCTGTTTCTATGTGAATGGTGTGTCAAATAGGGTAAAGCCAGTTCAGAAGTCACAGGGGATCGCCAACGGCACTGCAGGCGGGATAGGTCAACAACAGGGCTCGACACTTTGTGACATTTCGGCCCAGGTGCACCAGTACCAGCAGTTCCTAGGTGAGGAACACCTGCACATTATTGAtcattgtttctttcttttagtttattggataagcagttaaaaaatggatggatatgaTTTTATTTCAAATGATACTGAATCAATtctctgtgtttccttttttcatgTGCATTATCATGTGCAGAGGCATCAAAGACATTGCCAGACTTTGTGGAAATTGATCTTCAAGATCGAACCCTGCCCGATGGGATCCTTTTAGAGCACCTCAAGGCCTTTCAGACTCTGTACAGAGAACACTGTGAGGTATGCAGCTTAGACAAAGGAAAGGACACAGAGACTTGATATAATTGACATCCTTTCCATGTGTGTGTACTTATTTCTCTTGccatttcattttgtcatttaaaaaaaaaaagcaaagttcTTGTAGTTGTTGTAAAGCACAGTAACATCAGCTTCCAAAGAAATGCTAAGCAGTTAAACAGAAACATTGAAGTGAAGTTGTGGTCATTTCCAGAATAGCTTGGGATGATtcacacagttcaaaataatctttattttatGTTGGACATTGGTGCAGCCCCCAAGTTTATTCAGCCCAGTTTCTTCTAATTTTCTGTCCTGTGTAAATAAATATCATGTTTGACTCGTTGAGCCTATTACTTGAaatttttaacataaatacaAGCATCCACCATTGCAGTGTTATACATATAGATCCCAATCAAACCTCTGTGATGCTATATGTGATCCTCGCAGGCTATTCTGGATGTGATGGTCAACCTTCAGTTCACTCTCGTTGAGACCTTGTGGAAATCATTCTGGAGGTTTAGCCAGAGCAATGATGCAGAATCACTCAACCTGTAAGTATCGCAAGCACTCTCAAATGTGTGCACCCAAGCATCCCCTGCTGAAACTGaagctgatcagctgtttcACATGCCCACCCAGACACAACGAGTCTGAGAAGCGACTGCCCAAATCGTGCCTGGTGGTGTTGTGTAAGTTTGAGCCAGTGCTACGCTGGACAAGAGAGTGTGACAACCTGCTCTACCAGACTCTGGTGGAGATCCTCATCTCCGATGTACTGAGACCCATTCCAAGTAAGTTAATAAGGTCatgtataaatgttttaattttctgCGAAACCCACCTGAATACGTTCACTGCTGTTTTGGTGATGTATACTGTATGTAAGAATTATACATTGCGGCTCATTAAAAATGGAGAGAAgtgttcctgtgtttttgtATATCCCTTTAAACTGCATCTTTCCTCTTTGCATCACCGCCATCAGGTGCCTTAACTCAGGCCATCCGTAACTTTGCCAAAAGTCTGGAAAACTGGTTGACAGGTGCCATGATGAACATCCCAGAGGAGATGGTTCGCATAAaggtatttgtattttttctttttacattgaGCTCTGTATCTGTGCTTTAATTTAGAGCTTTTTATTTAATACACTGGTGCATCCCTTAGCACTTAGCTCACTTTAGCTCACCAAAATAAGTGGGATTTGTGATGTATTTTCTGACTTGATGGTTTTTAGTGCTGCCATTTTGTGATGGAAAAATGTGACTTGTCCTCTTTATAGCTCTTTTTGACAAGGGTGCTTTATTTCCTTCTCATCACTTTTCCTTTCAGGTGGTGTGCATTGGCTCTTTCTCCCAGACGCTGCGTCGTTACACCAGTTTGAACCACCTGGCTCAGGCTGCCCGGGCCGTCCTCCAGAACTCAGCTCAGATCAACCAGATGCTCTCCGACCTCAATCGGGTTGATTTCAATAACGTACAGGTCTGCCAGTACTGCTGTCTGTGACTCCTGCTCTTACCTGCTGCTGTACATCAgtggtttttaaataaaacagcagaGTGCTCACTGCGCTTGCCTGCGTCCCCCTCAGGAACAGGCATCCTGGGTTTGTCAGTGTGAAGACCGTGTGATCCAGAGGCTGGAGCAAGACTTTAAAGCgactctgcagcagcagaactCTCTGGAACAGTGGGCTACCTGGCTAGATGGTGTTGTGTCCCAGGTCCTAAAGCCCTATGAGCACAACCCTATGGCCCTGCCAAAGGCTGCAAAGGTTTTCCTGCTAAACTGGTCCTTCTACAGGTGAGGGGAAATGGGAAAAAATGTGCTCTGTAAAGATGCAGTTTTATGttaaagaaatattttctgaatcttttcttctttttcaccaGTTCTATGGTAATCCGGGACTTGACTCTGCGCAGTGCTGCAAGTTTTGGGTCCTTTCATCTGATCCGCTTGCTGTATGATGAGTACATGTACTACCTGATCGAGCACAGAGTGGCTCAGGCTAAAGGAGAAACTCCCATAGCAGTCATGGCAGAAGTATGTATCTGAACACACACTCATACTTGTATTCCACTTTGGAATTAAGTTTATAAATATGTCTATAAATGAGAACCTTCGCAGACATTTATAAATGTGCTTTCTTTGCTGTGGACACAGTTTGCCAGTACTGTCAAGAGCCGGACCTCTCAAGACATTGAAAAAGGTAAATGATGATGGTTTTCCTTAATAGTCTTTTATTAGGATTCCCCATAAGCACCAGCCTCAGCCTTAGCTGTTTTGCTACTTTGTAACCACAGcagttgccccctgctggccattacaAAGAATGCTGGATTAATGCACTTCTgtattggcttcacttttcaaatgctcgtccatcttttataaaaCTCTTTGCATTATAGATTTAGAGTTCACACctgtggttgtttttttatgcAAACAGTAACGAGGTCCCCACTGAGGGGAAGTTTTTATGACGATATGATGACATCAGCAGTTTTTAGAGATCATTTATGGTGATGTGCGTATTGTTAATATGGAAATGTAGCGAAGTATATTATTCTTTTTGCATCATTGTAAAGTCATGAAATCATGTTTTAAAGAGTTCAAGCAAAGAAAGTGCTGAACTTTTGCCTTATTTGTGTtaccctgacctttgaccttacaTACTAAAATGGTATACTTTAGTATGTAATGTTTAGTAtattgttgtgaagtttgaagatCATCCATAAAAAATGTGGGTAATATAAAGTTTTTTTATACTGATTTTTACATTTGGTGTCACCTTGATCCAattttaatcaaaataaaatcagcttGAGGCACTATCACATAGAGAtggtggggaggaagaactctTGTTTagggggagaaaagaaaaagatggtGAGACAAGGGTAAAACACAAACTATGGGAGAGAAGACAAATGAATGTATGCATTAGAGTTATTCAGATTGAGTAAGTGATCAAGAAAATGTGCAgattcaaacaaaaaacaaaacaaaattgcaCAGTAGCTGCTGCAACAGGCCAACACTCATCATGGCACCGTGGTATTTACTTATTGTCTTTCTTGTCttagaagaagaggaggaggatgacgaTGAAGATAGTGAGGAGGACAGCGGAGATTTGGTGCTGCAGTCCAGCTCTCTGAGCGCGGTTGATGAGGAGAAGGAGGTGATGGAGCCGCCAGTCAAACAGCCCAGGACAAACATAAGTCTGCACACGCTCAATGAGACACACAGCACACCACCTTAGCTAATCACCTGTACGGTTAGCACAATGCTTGACACATGCCTTTGCTTTAAGTTTCAAATCATGTCATCTTGTTCTGTCGCACCACGTGAGCTCCTGGTTTGCATGTTTGGTCGTCTGTGGTGAAAAAGTGGGAGGGCCTTTTGCCAAATTTTCTATGCTGTACTGTTTGTGCTGCAACCTTTATGTTTGCCTTCACGTGATCATTTCACAATCCTCCCTTTGTTCCCTGTGCCTTCCCTGCCTTTTCAGTGGCTGCTCCTGCTCAGCCTgaattatatatacatatattattgATTCCCTCCCATCCCGCCTTAACCACTGACCTGATTGCTGTGGAGAGATTCATTGTCCTCTAAACTCAAATATCACTTTAATTACCTTTAACACAATGACTATGCAGGGGAGCTGAACTTTTGAATGAATGGTATTGtctgaaaaatatatttgtttaagAGTAGCATCTGGAATGATACTGCATCATGAATTTTTGTTGGCACATGGACGTTGAGTGAAAGGTATTTGGCTTTATAAATGCGACTTCTTATTCATTTGGCCAACTAACTGATACGCTGTGCCTTTTGAGAGATTTCTAGGCTTAAAAAAAGGTTGTGCTCTATATATTCTGTATCGGTGGTTTAATAAATGAACGTCCTGTGAAGTAGTCGTGGTGTTGTCATGAACTTTTTGTagctgttaaaagaaaaaaaggtgatCGTCTAGTTTTGTGATGATTCTGCCTGGTTTGTTGGTCTTCATCCATTCGTCATCCATCCTTTCtttcaacatcatcatcatctttctttcacacacaaacatacagatGACTCAAGtgcaaaccccccccccacacacacgcaTTTCATAGATACTGTTCAACGCATGTGTGGGCAACACAAGGCCAAAGCTTTCCCACCTGATCAGCTCCACATATTTTGCAATCTTTGTACCAGCTAGATGTACCAGCTATCTCAAAGTTTTTGTAGTGTAAGAGTAGATGTTTATTTTCAGAAAGTGTGTATGCTGGACGTTTGTAGATAACTTATATTATGTACCTTTTTGTGAACGACGTAATATATCCAAAATATTCGTATGTTGTTTAACCATTATTGCCTTAATAAGTATGTCGTGGTATGTCCACCAGCCAGAGTCTTGAgctatatttttattgtgatgaTGGACCAAGCATGTGAGTATGGTGACTTAAGATTAACCCCCTCAAAGAGCACACGCTCAACCAGCAGCAATGTGTAAGTGTGGGACTGaggggaaaagaaataaaaatattgtaATGGTAGTTGGATGTCCCTCAGGACCACCTGATTACAAAGATGTCACCAAAGAACAttacaaaggagaaaaaaagtatgtttacatttatatataaatatagatatGTGAGAGCAGGCTACAAAATCTGACTCGAATTAAAGTTAACCGCTAACTGCGATGTCGTACAAACTGTGCCGTGGATTCTGTCCCTTGCTTGTGCTGCAGAACCATTTCTGAACGAGGTTCTTGCTGTTATTCTGAAGACCTTTGTACTTAAACCTGTGATCAACGTTTGTAGCTTTATTCTCACTGTTACAACTAAAGAGATGTGATTGCTATCAAAACTTGTGCCAGACTGTTTTTCCTTCATTCCCTGTGTTGTTCTTGGAATTTCTTTCTTAACCACTTTTTCCAACTGGAGGTCTACGGCAAAACATAAGTTTGGTTTGTGAGTcctcaaaatgaaacaaatgctgtaatggaaaaaaaaaatgaccacCTGAGTTTtcataatattttttctttgacttATTTAAACATAATGGAGACTCAGGAAAAGAGAACCTGAGGGCTCAGAGAAGACCTGCTCTAGATGTTGTGGGGCTGTTGCCACTGACGCATCGCTGCAGCATCGGAAGTCAGGGGCAATTCCTCTGGATTGGCAAACTAAGGCAGCGGACCTTTGATCATGTAGCCATTTCAGGGGGATCAGTTAAACCTCAGATTCAGGAGGAATACTTTGGTGGGAGTTTGCAGAACTGACCGTGTCCCTCATTCATTCTTTGGTTCTTATACAAATTAATGCTGGGGTTGTATAAGTCAGACCTGATGGATGGCCCGGGGGTCTACTTCAGCTAAAAGACAGGAGATCAGATAATACTTTGTAGATCAGATAATACATTGGACTAGTGAAATTTGTAGATCAGATAATAGACATTAGGGACTAGTGAAAGGCCtcgaaaaaaaaaagtgatccAAAAtgtcaaatggctaaattacctcctcataGATCTGTTTTCCATGGCCTGTAATGAACTACTCATTTGAGGTGaagggtgttatctaaaacctgcaaatCTGATAAATAGTCTAAAAGGTCTTTAGGCTTCAGACGACCAAACtgacaatgtaaaaaaaagaataaaaattctGAGTGTTTTTAGCCTCACTGCAAATACCCAGTACTACCCTAACAGACCCAAAACTCAGTTGCTTTATGGATAGTGCAGATCTCACACGTTGTCAAGACTGtacaatgttttaaaaaaaaaaacaaaacaaaaaacatttgtgtTTGATTTGTATGTTAATCAGTTAAACATGTGGAGTACTTTTACCTCTTCACTGTACACTGCCAGCTCTTTGTGTCTTTATAATGTAACTTTAGTACCAGACAGTGTGATGTCTGTTCCAATGTTGGGCCTGTTCTGTTTTGTATATAAATGGTTCTACTTAGGGAACCAGCACTGCTTCAGCTGAAGTCACATGACAACTTTTGTGGTATTCATTTCCCCTCCAGGCAAGATCTTCTCTGCAGACTGTTGGATTATTTTCATGTATCCATTTATCATCACAGCACACTCATAAggcttttaaacattttatttaaacaaaagacCCCAGTCTGTATTCCATGCTGTCACTCATACAGCACGACAGCAGCCAGCTAAGCAGGTGACTCCTGCTTCCACTGACGagggttttaaaaaacaaaaacggaaATCAAGTGAAGCAGTAGAGTTTTTCAAATTTCAAATACTGCAGCCTTACACACAGCTGGACAGAGCTGGTCCACACTGAATGAGAAACGAGTTCAGAAGCAGCAAAATCTGTTAAATTTCACACACACCCACCTTGTGCACATCACACAGGTACAGATATCACATACATTCAGTTACTCACACTCACAGACAATAAAACTGCCttaatgtataaaaacaaaagtaaaaatgaagtCTTTGTTCAGTCCAGCTCTTGGTTTTGGTTGTTACAACAATTCAGTACACaattacaaaaaacacacaaaaacctttacAGTATTTCATCTGGTTCTTTGTTTGGCTTTAGCCACACGTGCTACAAACGGAGCCTCTGATGAAGGTTGATACTGCAGGTGAGCTCATGTCAATGTCAATGTGTACGTCTATGTGCTTTTCTTTATGTTGTTTCGACACATGTGGATCTCTTCTTCCTTCATAATACAATCCAGGTACACCGGTCACTATCTGCCAACACTTGCAGAGATGAGCCTGCAGGTGAGAAAAGAGCGGGACTTAactctctttaaaaaaacaaacaaaaaaatacaaaagatgCAAACTAAAAACAGTAAAGTTTTTAAGGAAGAGGAGTCAGATCTCTATTTCTCTTTCAGTATAAGGAAGTAACATTAGTTTAACGTGTTACAGCTGCAAAGAGGATCAGTCTTTACTTTTTTCTCAGATGACTTCTAGTATTAAGCTTAGTAATTAAATAGATGAGGTGGAATGTGATTTCATCTTTGGTAACATAAAAACTCATcccatatatttaaaaaacgaAGCAATcaattcatcttttcagtcagTCAGAAACATTAGTCCAAATACACAAGTCCTTAACATCTGAGACGTCTcatcttttaatgtttttgatgTGCTTTTGGTCTCTAAACAGCAAATGGGGCACAGAAAGCCTATTGCTGTCAAATGATTCATCCAAAATGGTTGGTcctaaacagaaacaaagtgcagtagttttttgtttttgtttttttgcacaagAAAGTCAAAGGCTCTTTTGTTTATTCTGATCTTCTATCTTACAGCTCACTAAGGCCTCATTTCTCCAAAAAGGACTTAACATTTGGCAGTTtctatttttgacagatttctttgGGA contains:
- the rfx1b gene encoding MHC class II regulatory factor RFX1 isoform X3, which produces MATSGYSEDLQPQQANTVTIATPASTTPSSAKTAHFLSEIPPASGTVSSANQSTAASKTGQDALCSQAPPTQAQSQKAVVLTTPTQHYVNPNLQPSPVQKSNGQSSSPQYIIVTIPDDSVPSSDSLSDSSPPAPGVPTQVVQSVQTTPQRSVLQAVSQAAKRNQTGHVNNLQSVHISPEVEHVYSGQVQYVDGAGDATFTTPTIRPNNYPFSESPLYSQTPPTSATTFYEATPSSESDITGSVTSQPVSVATAGASSTAAAAGGGGYVIQGGYVLGAGGTPTAGGGGGGQSYSSPNSRAPPATVQWLCDNYEGAEGVSLPRCTLYYHYLLHCQEQKLEPVNAASFGKLIRSVFMGLRTRRLGTRGNSKYHYYGLRIKSGSPLLRLMDEQQHMAMRQQPFSQKNRVKPVQKSQGIANGTAGGIGQQQGSTLCDISAQVHQYQQFLEASKTLPDFVEIDLQDRTLPDGILLEHLKAFQTLYREHCEAILDVMVNLQFTLVETLWKSFWRFSQSNDAESLNLHNESEKRLPKSCLVVLCKFEPVLRWTRECDNLLYQTLVEILISDVLRPIPSALTQAIRNFAKSLENWLTGAMMNIPEEMVRIKVVCIGSFSQTLRRYTSLNHLAQAARAVLQNSAQINQMLSDLNRVDFNNVQEQASWVCQCEDRVIQRLEQDFKATLQQQNSLEQWATWLDGVVSQVLKPYEHNPMALPKAAKVFLLNWSFYSSMVIRDLTLRSAASFGSFHLIRLLYDEYMYYLIEHRVAQAKGETPIAVMAEFASTVKSRTSQDIEKEEEEEDDDEDSEEDSGDLVLQSSSLSAVDEEKEVMEPPVKQPRTNISLHTLNETHSTPP
- the rfx1b gene encoding MHC class II regulatory factor RFX1 isoform X2 — translated: MCLKALVAMATSGYSEDLQPQQANTVTIATPASTTPSSAKTAHFLSEIPPASGTVSSANQSTAASKTGQDALCSQAPPTQAQSQKAVVLTTPTQHYVNPNLQPSPVQKSNGQSSSPQYIIVTIPDDSVPSSDSLSDSSPPAPGVPTQVVQSVQTTPQRSVLQAVSQAAKRNQTGHVNNLQSVHISPEVEHVYSGQVQYVDGAGDATFTTPTIRPNNYPFSESPLYSQTPPTSATTFYEATPSSESDITGSVTSQPVSVATAGASSTAAAAGGGGYVIQGGYVLGAGGTPTAGGGGGGQSYSSPNSRAPPATVQWLCDNYEGAEGVSLPRCTLYYHYLLHCQEQKLEPVNAASFGKLIRSVFMGLRTRRLGTRGNSKYHYYGLRIKSGSPLLRLMDEQQHMAMRQQPFSQKNRVKPVQKSQGIANGTAGGIGQQQGSTLCDISAQVHQYQQFLEASKTLPDFVEIDLQDRTLPDGILLEHLKAFQTLYREHCEAILDVMVNLQFTLVETLWKSFWRFSQSNDAESLNLHNESEKRLPKSCLVVLCKFEPVLRWTRECDNLLYQTLVEILISDVLRPIPSALTQAIRNFAKSLENWLTGAMMNIPEEMVRIKVVCIGSFSQTLRRYTSLNHLAQAARAVLQNSAQINQMLSDLNRVDFNNVQEQASWVCQCEDRVIQRLEQDFKATLQQQNSLEQWATWLDGVVSQVLKPYEHNPMALPKAAKVFLLNWSFYSSMVIRDLTLRSAASFGSFHLIRLLYDEYMYYLIEHRVAQAKGETPIAVMAEFASTVKSRTSQDIEKEEEEDDDEDSEEDSGDLVLQSSSLSAVDEEKEVMEPPVKQPRTNISLHTLNETHSTPP
- the rfx1b gene encoding MHC class II regulatory factor RFX1 isoform X1 codes for the protein MCLKALVAMATSGYSEDLQPQQANTVTIATPASTTPSSAKTAHFLSEIPPASGTVSSANQSTAASKTGQDALCSQAPPTQAQSQKAVVLTTPTQHYVNPNLQPSPVQKSNGQSSSPQYIIVTIPDDSVPSSDSLSDSSPPAPGVPTQVVQSVQTTPQRSVLQAVSQAAKRNQTGHVNNLQSVHISPEVEHVYSGQVQYVDGAGDATFTTPTIRPNNYPFSESPLYSQTPPTSATTFYEATPSSESDITGSVTSQPVSVATAGASSTAAAAGGGGYVIQGGYVLGAGGTPTAGGGGGGQSYSSPNSRAPPATVQWLCDNYEGAEGVSLPRCTLYYHYLLHCQEQKLEPVNAASFGKLIRSVFMGLRTRRLGTRGNSKYHYYGLRIKSGSPLLRLMDEQQHMAMRQQPFSQKNRVKPVQKSQGIANGTAGGIGQQQGSTLCDISAQVHQYQQFLEASKTLPDFVEIDLQDRTLPDGILLEHLKAFQTLYREHCEAILDVMVNLQFTLVETLWKSFWRFSQSNDAESLNLHNESEKRLPKSCLVVLCKFEPVLRWTRECDNLLYQTLVEILISDVLRPIPSALTQAIRNFAKSLENWLTGAMMNIPEEMVRIKVVCIGSFSQTLRRYTSLNHLAQAARAVLQNSAQINQMLSDLNRVDFNNVQEQASWVCQCEDRVIQRLEQDFKATLQQQNSLEQWATWLDGVVSQVLKPYEHNPMALPKAAKVFLLNWSFYSSMVIRDLTLRSAASFGSFHLIRLLYDEYMYYLIEHRVAQAKGETPIAVMAEFASTVKSRTSQDIEKEEEEEDDDEDSEEDSGDLVLQSSSLSAVDEEKEVMEPPVKQPRTNISLHTLNETHSTPP